From Aspergillus fumigatus Af293 chromosome 5, whole genome shotgun sequence, a single genomic window includes:
- a CDS encoding putative C6 transcription factor, translated as MDHTQTPLVPDSWPNARDEDARPRKRRLKYITKACNECKRRKIKCNGQSPCQRCGRQQIECVYAGRTRPPDSSDQQDMSRLMEQMAAMQEQISALSAAVYALARPGNSPQDQGRVFRRASSAKELTFQGPTTSAFSFGLAKSSLQRRGIVDGDGDDAGEEGEEGDVTLPPTRDGTPVGMLKDPLWTISKAEAIRLCRVYEEEMGIMYPVLELEELLQQVEGLYGLSPRLPLRPGDDNVHILRLVFACALTAEASGRSELAMRLFESVRDVADDCVWGPPDIDRIILLTLVAIFYFQMDEETLAWRTIGIVERMCLEKGLHRRETLNHPTVVAAGRDRVLRLFWSIYTLDMRWSFGTGMPFSLEDSDIDPWLPEPEEKTPYLRVMIRYSRIAAKVWKFISAFNNTGELKKDEMNYLDWQVLQWAAAIPASLRLGADSSTEPRSLRRLRSLLYLRANQLRMLIHRPVLHSAGHLVRYPAECQTAVDLAKDTIRFITRLNETSDIYQLQQVAFNWFLVSALAVLFLAVVQAPSQFSSRCKEEFYMALELVKGFSTQSYISRRLWKSIKSLRKLGPQVGLRQSATDPRVRAAHQTVDMAPTSNPSQTPQDGAQMTQELMEWFEAVGTLETQIMGVTQVFDDGSGRMANGYMYDYGGDLSNVMRDLF; from the exons ATGGACCATACTCAGACCCCCCTAGTCCCAGATTCATGGCCAAACGCCCGGGATGAGGACGCCCGTCCCCGTAAACGACGGCTGAAATACATCACCAAAGCATG CAATGAATGCAAACGCCGCAAGATCAAATGCAACGGCCAATCGCCCTGCCAACGCTGCGGCCGGCAACAGATCGAATGCGTCTACGCGGGGAGGACGCGGCCCCCCGACTCGAGTGACCAACA GGATATGTCTCGTCTCATGGAGCAAATGGCCGCCATGCAGGAGCAGATCTCGGCGCTTTCGGCGGCGGTGTATGCCCTCGCGCGACCTGGCAACTCACCGCAGGATCAGGGGCGGGTCTTCCGTCGAGCGTCGTCAGCGAAGGAATTGACTTTTCAGGGTCCGACGACCTCGGCGTTCAGTTTTGGTTTAGCGAAGAGTAGTCTGCAGCGTCGGGGGATTGTCGATGGCGACGGGGATGATGCCGGcgaggaaggcgaggaaggAGATGTCACGCTCCCGCCGACCCGGGATGGCACCCCGGTCGGGATGCTGAAAGACCCCCTCTGGACGATCAGCAAGGCCGAGGCGATCAGGCTGTGTCGGGTctacgaggaggagatggggATTATGTACCCcgtgctggagctggaggagctaCTGCAGCAGGTGGAGGGTCTCTACGGACTGTCTCCACGGCTTCCCCTGCGGCCTGGGGATGACAACGTGCATATCCTGCGGCTGGTGTTTGCGTGTGCGCTGACGGCGGAGGCGAGCGGGCGCAGTGAGCTGGCCATGCGGCTCTTTGAGAGTGTGCGCGATGTAGCGGACGACTGCGTCTGGGGCCCGCCGGATATCGACCGGATTATCCTTTTGACTCTGGTG GCGATTTTCTACTTTCAAATGGACGAAGAGACGCTGGCGTGGCGCACCATCGGGATTGTCGAGCGCATGTGTCTGGAAAAGGGGCTGCACCGGCGCGAGACGCTCAACCATCCGACGGTTGTAGCGGCCGGTCGCGATCGAGTCCTGCGGCTGTTCTGGTCCATCTACACGCTGGACATGCGCTGGAGCTTCGGCACCGGGATGCCCTTTTCTCTCGAGGACAGTGACATCGACCCCTGGCTGCCCGAGCCCGAGGAGAAGACGCCGTACCTGCGCGTGATGATCCGGTATAGTCGCATCGCGGCCAAGGTGTGGAAGTTCATCTCGGCCTTTAACAACACCGGCGAGCTCAAAAAGGACGAGATGAACTATCTGGACTGGCAGGTCTTGCAATGGGCAGCCGCCATCCCGGCGTCGCTGCGGTTGGGGGCGGACAGCTCCACGGAACCACGCAGCCTCCGCCGGCTGCGCTCGCTGCTATACCTGCGAGCGAACCAGCTGCGCATGCTCATCCACCGGCCGGTCCTGCACTCCGCGGGCCATCTCGTGCGGTATCCGGCCGAGTGCCAGACGGCCGTGGACCTGGCCAAGGACACGATCCGCTTCATCACGCGGCTGAACGAGACGTCGGACATTTACCAGCTGCAGCAGGTGGCGTTCAACTGGTTTTTAGTGTCGGCGCTGGCCGTCCTGTTTCTGGCGGTGGTTCAGGCGCCGAGCCAGTTCAGCAGCCGGTGCAAGGAGGAGTTCTACATGGccctggagctggtcaagggcTTCTCCACGCAGTCGTACATTTCGCGGCGCCTGTGGAAATCGATCAAGAGCCTGCGAAAGCTCGGGCCGCAGGTTGGGCTCCGGCAGTCGGCTACTGACCCGCGCGTTCGGGCGGCTCATCAGACGGTGGATATGGCGCCGACCAGCAACCCGAGCCAGACCCCGCAGGACGGGGCGCAGATGACGCAGGAATTGATGGAGTGGTTTGAGGCCGTGGGGACGTTGGAGACTCAGATTATGGGCGTGACGCAGGTCTTTGACGATGGCAGTGGCCGGATGGCCAATGGGTATATGTATGACTATGGGGGCGATCTGTCCAATGTCATGCGCGATTTGTTTTGA
- a CDS encoding bZIP transcription factor JlbA/IDI-4, with amino-acid sequence MSVTAIFVQVARQTGPVFFQPQQRAYPTPAFCSPHFVFPDTTLDLASFAPDPSVSDTDPSAFVPLPPDLASFGDLDHASLPTGTSSSPYVPDSFDVTAISTPAVDVNDSLPCLDIDSSGTDSDTQIDPGQIHTLTPPLLMPASRPQRVSISAASTAKDNPPKETPNRVLKRQLNTLAARRYRQRRVDRMNELEAELEKVKRERDELKMRVSKLEGETEALRGLLKKDK; translated from the exons ATGTCGGTCACCGCCATATTTGTGCAGGTGGCCCGCCAGACCGGCccagtcttcttccagccTCAGCAACGCGCATA TCCCACCCCGGCGTTTTGTTCTCCGCACTTTGTCTTTCCGGATACCACCCTTGATCTTGCCTCGTTTGCTCCCGACCCGTCAGTCTCCGACACCGACCCATCTGCCTTTGTGCCTCTACCCCCCGATCTCGCCAGCTTCGGTGATCTGGATCATGCAAGTCTGCCCACGGGGACTTCCAGTTCGCCGTACGTGCCCGATTCGTTTGATGTGACGGCAATTTCGACTCCCGCTGTTGATGTGAACGACTCTCTGCCGTGTTTGGACATTGATTCCTCAGGCACCGATTCAG ACACACAAATCGACCCAGGCCAAATCCACACGTTGACTCCACCTCTGCTCATGCCCGCCTCGAGACCTCAGCGCGTGTCCATCTCTGCAGCATCGACTGCGAAGGACAACCCGCCCAAGGAGACGCCGAACCGGGTCTTGAAGCGTCAGCTCAATACCCTTGCTGCGCGCCGATATCGCCAGCGACGGGTGGACCGGATGAACGAGCTGGAGGCggaactggagaaggtgaagcgGGAGCGGGACGAGTTGAAGATGCGGGTGTCGAAGCTAGAGGGGGAGACGGAGGCATTGAGGGGGTTgttgaagaaagacaagTAA
- a CDS encoding transcription factor domain-containing protein produces MSGNNSNHHNTESHTLIENEADEQSKNDGITSKADAPMDTTQNDEEDVDDVATKLVMEDASHDWDLLRDLLNAMRLVDDAHVQALLGMVRADCAIEEVKLFVEKTLKDVQDAGRGGETVKRLQDMRMRVRIESGDPPFRPQVMDIHYLCDVAPYRVPARPWTTVTDDDTLVSHLISLYFTWDYPFYAFVDLRAFVQHMQARNTHSDLCSPFLVNAMLANACHYSQYSEAYAIPGDVKTKGCDFLAEAERHMHSYQLERGRSVRLASLQATLLLYERYSMSGDDDLGYTMLHRAIDMAESLGIINGPVLDLDKLQMSEEMRSSIQRTAWGLFQVDTVVHTNFRKPSKIHRVCVKRIDRDESQPSEQWAPYPTGRAPRPSFLSQYFDEACRLSFIARDVSHHLYQDPKPDATHHEQKRELYDRLQEWEAQLPGFFDPAGKPLAHILSLRMRYHAIMISLARDGFGVHTFFSAEDGKSQTTVPPSSQLPAHLREKATEQSLASARAIAALVRVHREEYGIGRTHPFTTYAIMVALFTILDHAAFDILDTDFLSLTSAFSVIACRSQVGRNLFHIFRQSVRAQDQEGRVLQSDQVPEEIKELFGRYPRSSKPDKWDDYEDGLDKLGTAEGRDVAAADGMRMRNHAASGVKDMLSKYESLSLGQQSQDRK; encoded by the exons ATGTCCGGCAATAATAGCAATCACCACAACACAGAAAGCCACACCCTGATCGAGAACGAGGCCGACGAGCAGAGCAAGAACGATGGAATCACAAGCAAGGCGG ACGCACCCATGGATACCACTCAAaacgatgaggaggacgtcGACGATGTCGCGACGAAGTTGGTCATGGAGGACGCCAGCCACGACTGGGATCTGCTGAGGGACCTGCTGAACGCGATGCGCTTGGTGGACGACGCACACGTGCAGGCGCTGCTGGGGATGGTCCGCGCCGACTGCGCGATCGAGGAAGTGAAGCTGTTCGTCGAGAAGACGTTGAAGGATGTGCAGGATGCCGGTCGCGGCGGGGAGACGGTCAAGCGGTTGCAGGATATGCGGATGCGGGTGCGCATCGAGAGCGGCGACCCGCCGTTCCGCCCCCAGGTCATGGATATTCACTATCTGTGCGATGTGGCGCCGTACAGAGTGCCTGCGAGGCCGTGGACGACGGTGACGGATGACGACACGCTGGTGTCGCATCTGATCTCGCTGTATTTCACCTGGGATTACCCGTTCTATGCGTTTGTCGACCTGCGGGCGTTTGTCCAGCATATGCAGGCCAGGAATACCCACTCGGACTTGTGCAGTCCCTTTTTGGTCAATGCCATGCTGGCCAATGCATGC CATTATTCACAATACTCCGAGGCCTATGCGATACCCGGAGATGTGAAAACCAAGGGGTGTGATTTCCTCGCCGAAGCAGAACGACATATGCATAGCTACCAGCTCGAGCGAGGGAGGAGTGTTCGTCTGGCGTCTCTGCAGGCGACGCTGCTGTTGTATGAAAG GTATTCCATGTCCGGCGACGACGATCTAGGCTATACCATGTTGCACCGCGCCATCGACATGGCCGAGTCCCTGGGCATCATCAACGGCCCGGTCCTCGACCTGGACAAGCTGCAAATGTCCGAGGAGATGCGATCTTCGATCCAACGCACCGCCTGGGGGTTATTCCAGGTCGACAC TGTCGTCCATACCAACTTTCGAAAACCGAGCAAAATCCACCGCGTGTGCGTCAAGCGCATCGACCGCGACGAAAGCCAGCCCAGCGAGCAATGGGCTCCGTATCCAACAGGCCGAGCGCCCCGGCCGTCCTTCCTGAGCCAATACTTTGACGAAGCGTGCAGACTGTCCTTCATCGCGAGGGACGTTTCCCACCATCTCTATCAAGACCCCAAACCCGACGCCACCCACCACGAGCAGAAGAGAGAACTCTACGACAGACTCCAGGAATGGGAAGCGCAGCTCCCCGGCTTTTTCGACCCAGCCGGCAAACCCCTGGCCCATATCCTCTCACTCAG GATGCGCTACCACGCCATCATGATCAGCCTCGCGCGCGATGGCTTCGGCGTCCACACCTTCTTCTCCGCGGAAGACGGCAAATCCCAGACCACCGTCCCTCCCTCCAGCCAGCTCCCTGCACACCTGCGCGAGAAAGCAACCGAGCAGAGTCTCGCGTCCGCACGCGCCATCGCGGCCCTCGTCCGCGTCCACCGCGAGGAATACGGCATCGGGCGCACCCACCCGTTCACGACGTACGCGATCATGGTCGCGCTTTTCACGATCCTCGACCACGCGGCGTTCGACATTCTCGACACTGACTTCCTCTCCCTGACGAGCGCGTTCTCGGTCATCGCGTGCCGGTCGCAGGTCGGTCGGAATCTGTTCCACATCTTCCGGCAGTCGGTAAGGGCGCAGGACCAGGAGGGCCGCGTGCTCCAGTCGGATCAGGTCCCTGAGGAGATCAAAGAGCTGTTTGGGCGGTATCCGCGCTCGTCGAAGCCGGACAAGTGGGATGACTATGAGGACGGGCTGGATAAGCTGGGGACGGCCGAGGGGAGAGACGTGGCCGCGGCGGATGgcatgaggatgaggaatcATGCAGCGTCGGGGGTGAAGGACATGTTGAGCAAGTATGAGAGCTTGAGTCTGGGGCAGCAATCCCAGGATCGAAAGTAG
- a CDS encoding ankyrin repeat protein: MANERARRRSLPELPAEILQHSLSFLDDDELRRIAREVRDLASHAKEVIKLRFVKENTYTLPDEAAVLKRYGGRLPHNVLPTNHLRHPCEVPFIRAPDAIAGIIRTNNLEILKVLVEAGLDLMSFSLNGWRLLGLALAWDNNAIAEYLIAQMKPEDLLYGVCRVGRRNEAPNFLTLAAYHSADMFRRGWQRVRHLPNWQAQVTDEAQYQLCRHADALLAWGLAEDGVDIAVCILPFLGRNAWHAAAESNNNIDFFEYLYGRIPEAINNGSADNGRTALMIAAAEQWHDRTHAIRWMLRHGADPRMEVGGRTAAWFASAAHNFQLAGLLSSAASSPYSASLRG, translated from the coding sequence ATGGCAAACGAACGTGCCAGACGTCGTTCTTTGCCGGAGCTCCCAgccgagatcctgcagcatAGCTTGAGCTtcctcgacgatgatgagctGCGTCGCATCGCGCGAGAGGTACGAGACCTCGCCTCGCACGCCAAAGAGGTAATCAAACTTCGCTTTGTTAAGGAAAATACTTACACCCTTCCAGATGAGGCCGCTGTTCTCAAGCGCTACGGGGGCCGACTCCCTCACAACGTGCTGCCCACTAACCACCTCCGCCATCCCTGCGAGGTCCCCTTCATTCGCGCTCCCGACGCCATTGCCGGCATCATCAGGACCAACAACCTTGAGATCCTGAAGGTGCTGGTCGAGGCGGGTCTCGACTTGATGTCCTTCAGCTTGAATGGCTGGCGTCTGCTGGGTCTGGCTCTCGCATGGGACAACAACGCCATTGCAGAGTACCTCATTGCCCAGATGAAGCCCGAGGACCTGTTATATGGCGTCTGTCGCGTGGGAAGACGGAACGAAGCGCCCAACTTCCTCACCTTGGCGGCGTACCACAGCGCCGACATGTTCCGCAGGGGGTGGCAGCGTGTCCGCCATCTGCCGAACTGGCAGGCCCAGGTGACTGACGAGGCTCAGTACCAGTTGTGCAGACACGCCGATGCGCTCCTAGCCTGGGGCCTCGCGGAGGACGGGGTCGACATCGCAGTGTGTATCCTGCCCTTCCTCGGGAGAAATGCCTGGcatgcagctgcagagtCCAATAACAACATAGACTTCTTCGAGTACCTGTACGGCCGTATCCCCGAGGCGATCAACAATGGCAGTGCGGACAATGGACGCACGGCGCTTATGATCGCTGCTGCGGAGCAGTGGCATGATCGTACGCATGCCATCAGGTGGATGCTCCGCCATGGGGCTGATCCGAGGATGGAGGTTGGTGGAAGGACCGCGGCTTGGTTTGCGAGCGCGGCACACAACTTTCAGTTGGCGGGTTTGCTTTCCTCTGCCGCGTCTTCCCCTTACTCTGCGTCACTTCGAGGCTGA
- a CDS encoding DUF1445 domain protein: protein MASSSSSSHMTSSNTSNTSNNQSNAYTTRLLARQNLITNTSGLSPGFLQANLLILPSRYAPDFHALCLRNPVPCPLLGIIPQGNPHTVSPAACITNPDFDLRTDFPQYRVYQSGRHIASRKDLKEVYTPDHVGFLLGCSFSFEDALCEAGLPPRHQLTGRLVAMYRTTVPLMPAGVFSDACMVVSMRPYLLADVEQVRQVTRPYGATHGEPVAWGWDGAERLGIKDIKTPDWGEAPVFEEGEVPVFWACGVTPQLAVEMAGEKIEGLVFAHEPGNMLVTDWTAGDLEALRDKSGIALPVEL, encoded by the exons atggccagcagcagcagcagtagccatatgaccagcagcaacaccagcaacaccagcaacaACCAAAGCAATGCGTACACCACCCGCCTCCTCGCCCGCCAAAACCTCATCACAAACACCTCGGGCCTCTCCCCGGGCTTCCTCCAAGCCAACCTCCTGATCCTCCCCTCCCGCTACGCCCCAGACTTCCACGCCCTCTGCCTGCGCAACCCCGTCCCCTGCCCTCTGCTCGGCATCATCCCCCAGGGCAACCCTCACACCGTGTCCCCAGCAGCCTGCATCACCAACCCGGATTTCGACCTCCGCACCGACTTCCCGCAGTACCGCGTCTACCAGTCCGGCCGCCACATCGCATCCAGAAAGGATCTCAAGGAGGTGTACACCCCCGACCACGTAGGCTTCCTGCTCGGCTGCTCGTTCAGTTTCGAGGATGCGCTGTGTGAGGCTGGCTTGCCGCCCAGACACCAGCTGACCGGCCGCCTGGTCGCCATGTACCGGACGACAGTTCCGCTCATGCCGGCGGGCGTGTTCAGCGACGCGTGCATGGTGGTTTCGATGCGGCCGTATCTGCTGGCCGATGTGGAGCAGGTACGACAAGTGACGAGGCCGTATGGGGCGACGCATGGGGAGCCGGTTGCCTGGGGGTGGGACGGGGCGGAACGGTTGGGGatcaaggatatcaagacCCCGGATTGGGGTGAGGCGCCGGTGTTCGAGGAGGGTGAGGTGCCTGTGTTTTGG GCGTGCGGGGTGACGCCGCAGTTGGCGGTTGAGATGGCGGGGGAAAAGATCGAGGGGCTGGTGTTTGCCCATGAGCCGGGGAATATGCTCGTTACGGACTGGACGGCGGGGGATCTGGAGGCGTTGAGGGACAAGTCCGGGATTGCTTTGCCTGTGGAACTCTGA
- a CDS encoding MFS transporter — protein MNAADHEIERAEEDAIPVSSRTSLDSSLSSSSDGSQPRLRTMYSRRTETDLERYQTSSQVIDRIETQRLQHALTVGESIKTQSRASARGPLPAFGAGKPYPPQLPNREDYVVEFDGEDDPLYPQNWSTRRKLCTGAILAFTSICSTFDSAVFSSSTGNVARVFGVGVEVATLSSSLYILGYACGPLIWAPFSELQGRRLPILIGMLGFGIFNIAVAVAKDLQTLLICRFFCGVFGSCPLAVVAAIFSDIFDNRSRGIAIAMFSSMVFLGPLIAPFIGGFINMSSLGWRWTAYLPAIMGFAALILNFFFLKESYPPVILIYKAAELRRRTKNWGIHAKQEEIEIDLQELLVNNFSRPLRLLVHEPLILAVTLYLSFIYGLLYCFLTAYGLVYQGVYHMNAGVGGLPLFGMVVGLFIGGAYICLFASRAYNQKLQANAGVPVPEWRLPPVIVGGALFAAGIFWFGWTGFTADVPWIASTLSGLFTGFGLLIVFIQLFNYLIDTYLMFAASAIAANTFCRSVLAASFPLFSRQMFNNMGIQWAATLLGCVATALVPIPVIFYLYGKRLRMRSRFAPILELDEAAHVPREMTENKGEEEANTQTEESQS, from the exons CCGGTCTCCTCGCGTACGAGTCTCGACTCCTCGCTCAGTTCCAGCAGCGATGGATCCCAGCCGCGGCTGCGAACAATGTACTCGCGACGCACCGAGACCGACCTCGAGCGGTATCAGACCTCGTCGCAGGTCATAGATCGGATCGAAACCCAGCGTCTGCAGCATGCGCTCACCGTCGGAGAGAGTATCAAAACACAGAGCCGAGCGTCGGCCCGCGGGCCTCTCCCCGCGTTCGGCGCGGGCAAGCCGTATCCCCCCCAGTTGCCCAATCGGGAAGACTATGTGGTGGAGTTCGACGGGGAGGACGATCCGTTGTATCCTCAGAACTGGAGCACGCGCCGAAA GCTCTGCACGGGTgccatcctcgccttcacGAGTATCTGCTCGACCTTCGACTCGgccgtcttctccagctccaccGGGAACGTCGCGCGCGTGTTCGGCGTCGGCGTCGAGGTCGCCACGCTGTCGAGTTCGCTGTATATTCTCGGCTACGCCTGCGGGCCGCTGATCTGGGCGCCCTTTTCCGAACTGCAGGGCCGCCGGCTGcccatcctcatcggcatGCTGGGGTTCGGGATCTTCAATATCGCGGTGGCCGTCGCAAAGGACCTCCAGACTTTACTGATCTGCCGCTTCTTCTGCGGCGTCTTCGGCAGCTGCCCGCTCGCCGTCGTggccgccatcttctccgaTATCTTCGACAACCGCTCGCGCggcatcgccatcgccatgtTCTCCAGCATGGTCTTCCTCGGCCCGCTCATCGCCCCGTTTATCGGCGGGTTCATCAACATGTCCTCCCTGGGCTGGCGCTGGACCGCCTACCTCCCCGCCATCATGGGCTTCGccgccctcatcctcaacttcttcttcctcaaggaGTCCTACCCGCCCGTGATCCTCATCTACAAAGCCGCCGAGCTCCGCCGCCGCACCAAGAACTGGGGCATCCACGCCAAGCAGGAGGAAATCGAAATCGACCTGCAGGAACTACTCGTCAACAACTTCTCCCGCCCGCTGCGCCTGCTCGTGCACGAACCGCTCATCCTCGCCGTCACGCTCTATCTCAGTTTCATCTACGGGCTGCTGTACTGCTTCCTGACGGCGTACGGCCTCGTCTACCAGGGGGTGTACCACATGAACGCCGGCGTCGGCGGGCTGCCGCTCTTCGGGATGGTCGTCGGCCTGTTCATCGGCGGCGCCTACATCTGTCTGTTTGCGAGCAGGGCGTACAaccagaagctgcaggcGAATGCCGGCGTGCCGGTGCCCGAATGGCGTCTCCCGCCGGTGATTGTTGGCGGGGCGCTCTTCGCGGCGGGTATCTTCTGGTTCGGATGGACGGGCTTCACGGCCGACGTGCCGTGGATTGCGTCGACGCTCAGTGGCCTCTTCACGGGCTTCGGGCTGTTGATTGTGTTCATCCAGCTGTTTAATTATCTGATTGATACGTATCTCATGTT TGCGGCCTCGGCCATCGCGGCAAATACGTTCTGTCGGTCTGTGTTGGCAGCGAGCTTCCCGCTGTTTTCGCGGCAGATGTTCAATAATATGGGCATTCAGTGGGCTGCGACGCTGCTGGGGTGTGTTGCGACGGCTCTGGTGCCGATCCCGGTTATCTTCTATCTGTATGGGAAGcggctgaggatgaggagtcgGTTTGCGCCGATTCttgagctggatgaggcGGCGCATGTCCCCAGGGAGATGACTGAAAATAagggggaagaggaggctaATACGCAGACGGAGGAGAGTCAGTCGTGA
- a CDS encoding allantoate permease family MFS transporter, protein MAWQFSLQNKITASDRQRRQDEMAEPDHKVSLQKPSKDAPEDIGQGIDIDINIDIDLANVVLDPQKERKLLLKLDLAFVPIIMVTYLSCFLDRTNIGNVKVAGMPEAIGASPSEFSTAVSIFYVTYVLLEAPWAVLMKKLTPRNILTGLCIVWSVTTVFTGFVTNVPALYATRLILGACEAGLFPCLNLYLTMVYRREEQAKRVSYLMSCAAISGAFGGLLAYGLLHMDGIGGKAGWRWVYIIEGLFSLICAVLIWFGLPNDPSNAYFLTADEKHMMRVRNAQRAAYMGSSQFSWAEMRIAITDPKLAFSAITQFCQDILLYGFSTFLPTILKGIGYDSLMSNILTVPVYFWAAIVFVSVAWAADRYSRFALFLLVTNVFGLVGYILLLAVSNDAVKYFATYLIGIATYTGVGLNIAWLNVNVAPHYRRALEIGVQQTIGNLAGIVSGQIYRTSPYVLGNSFSLGALVVAQGVVLGHAVYLRRENHLKVKIGAGEKEDTRRVRTGDKALDFVYHY, encoded by the exons ATGGCATGGCAGTTTTCATTACAAAACAAAATCACTGCC TCAGACCGTCAACGGCGTCAAGACGAAATGGCCGAACCAGACCACAAAGTCTCCCTCCAAAAACCATCGAAAGATGCCCCAGAAGACATCGGCCAGggcatcgacatcgacatcaacatcgacATTGATTTGGCAAATGTCGTTCTCGACCCACAAAAGGAGCGCAAGCTGCTCCTCAAACTCGACCTCGCCTTTGTCCCCATCATCATGGTGACCTACCTCTCCTGCTTCCTTGACCGGACCAACATCG GAAATGTCAAAGTGGCAGGCATGCCCGAGGCCATCGGGGCGTCGCCCAGCGAATTCTCCACCGCCGTCTCCATCTTCTACGTGACCTACGTGCTCCTCGAAGCCCCCTGGGCCGTGCTCATGAAGAAGCTCACCCCGCGGAACATCCTAACCGGCTTGTGCATCGTCTGGTCTGTCACGACCGTCTTCACCGGGTTCGTGACGAATGTCCCCGCGCTGTACGCGACCCGTCTCATTCTCGGGGCGTGCGAGGCCGGCCTCTTCCCCTGCCTGAACCTGTACCTGACGATGGTCTACCGCCGCGAGGAGCAAGCCAAGCGCGTCTCGTATCTGATGAGCTGCGCCGCGATTTCCGGCGCGTTCGGCGGCCTGCTCGCGTATGGACTGTTGCACATGGATGGGATTGGGGGGAAGGCTGGTTGGAG ATGGGTGTACATCATCGAAGGCCTCTTCAGCCTCATCTGCGCCGTCCTGATCTGGTTCGGGCTCCCCAACGACCCGTCCAACGCCTACTTCCTCACCGCCGACGAGAAACACATGATGCGGGTGCGCAACGCCCAGCGCGCCGCCTACATGGGCAGCAGCCAGTTCAGCTGGGCCGAGATGCGCATCGCCATCACCGACCCCAAGCTCGCCTTCAGTGCCATCACGCAGTTCTGCCAGGATATCCTGCTGTACGGGTTCAGCACGTTCCTGCCCACCATCCTCAAGGGGATCGGCTATGATTCGCTGATGAGCAACATCCTCACGGTGCCGGTGTACTTCTGGGCGGCGATTGTCTTTGTGAGCGTCGCCTGGGCGGCGGATCGCTATAGTCGCTTTGCGCTGTTCTTGCTGGTCACGAATGTTTTCGGGCTGGTGGGGTACATTCTGCTCCTGGCCGTCTCGAATGATGCGGTCAAGTACTTCGCGACGTATCTCATCGGGATCGCGACGTATACCGGCGTCGGACTGAACATCGCCTGGCTGAATGTGAATGTGGCGCCGCATTACCGCCGCGCGCTGGAGATCGGCGTCCAGCAGACGATTGGCAATTTGGCGGGGATTGTGTCCGGGCAGATATACCGGACGTCGCCGTATGTGCTTGGGAATTCGTTCTCGTTGGGCGCGCTGGTTGTTGCGCAGGGGGTCGTGCTGGGGCATGCGGTCTACTTGCGACGGGAGAATCACCTGAAAGTCAAGATTGGGGCgggagagaaggaggataCAAGGCGTGTGAGGACGGGAGATAAGGCGTTGGATTTTGTGTATCATTATTAA